A section of the Deinococcus taeanensis genome encodes:
- a CDS encoding glucose-1-phosphate thymidylyltransferase yields MKALIPAAGLGTRLRPLTYTRPKPVLRVAGQPIIVHALHTLREAGITEVGIVVSDITREAIEHATHDVQGVQITLINQQQQLGLGHAVLMAREWIGQDDFCVYLGDNLFESGAMPFVEQFQRERPSALIALVEVPDPTAFGVAQLDGSRITQLVEKPKIPPSNLAVAGLYCFTPEIFSILEGMPPSARGEYEITDGIQGLIEQGRTVTGQSVVGWWKDTGRPADLLDANRLLLERVEADVQGEVVESRITGRVVVPASARVVRSKIVGPVILGEDVVIEDAYIGPFTSIGRGTVVRGAEVEHSVIDEEACIENVSQRLQDCLVGVRAQVRGGRTVPRTHSLTISDGSLVELA; encoded by the coding sequence ATGAAAGCTCTTATTCCCGCGGCGGGGCTCGGTACCCGGCTTCGTCCTCTGACGTACACCCGACCTAAACCCGTGTTGCGTGTAGCGGGACAGCCGATCATCGTACATGCGCTTCACACGCTCCGGGAGGCGGGGATCACGGAGGTGGGCATCGTGGTGTCGGACATCACGCGGGAAGCGATTGAGCATGCCACCCATGACGTGCAGGGCGTGCAGATCACGCTGATCAACCAGCAGCAGCAGCTGGGGCTGGGACACGCTGTGCTGATGGCGCGGGAGTGGATTGGGCAGGATGATTTCTGCGTGTATCTGGGCGACAACCTGTTCGAGTCCGGGGCCATGCCGTTCGTGGAGCAGTTCCAGCGGGAGCGGCCGAGTGCGCTGATTGCTCTGGTGGAAGTGCCTGATCCGACTGCCTTCGGGGTCGCTCAGCTTGACGGGTCGAGAATTACGCAGCTGGTGGAGAAACCCAAAATCCCTCCCAGCAACCTTGCGGTGGCGGGGCTGTACTGTTTTACCCCTGAGATCTTCAGCATTCTGGAAGGCATGCCCCCGTCTGCGCGTGGGGAGTACGAAATCACGGACGGCATTCAGGGGTTGATTGAGCAGGGGCGCACCGTGACGGGCCAGTCGGTCGTGGGCTGGTGGAAGGACACCGGCCGCCCGGCGGATCTGCTGGACGCGAACCGGCTGCTGCTGGAGCGGGTTGAGGCGGACGTGCAGGGGGAAGTGGTGGAGTCCAGGATCACGGGGCGGGTGGTCGTTCCGGCGTCAGCCCGGGTGGTACGCAGCAAGATTGTCGGACCGGTCATCCTGGGAGAGGACGTTGTGATTGAGGACGCGTACATCGGGCCGTTCACGAGTATCGGGCGGGGGACCGTGGTGCGCGGTGCCGAGGTGGAACACAGCGTCATTGATGAGGAAGCCTGCATTGAGAACGTCAGTCAGCGCCTTCAGGATTGCCTGGTGGGGGTGCGGGCGCAGGTGCGGGGGGGCCGGACGGTGCCGCGTACGCACTCCCTGACCATCAGTGACGGCAGTCTCGTTGAACTGGCCTGA
- a CDS encoding transposase yields the protein MRTRQFTEDQIIKRLQDGKKGEKPVEDLCREFGCSPASSYSCKKKYGDTTPDEARRLRRLEKENARLLRIVGQQRLEIDAMKDVIGKKRSRPPRNVPWCRN from the coding sequence ATGAGAACCCGTCAGTTCACCGAAGACCAGATCATCAAACGCCTTCAGGACGGCAAAAAAGGCGAGAAGCCGGTTGAGGACCTGTGCCGGGAGTTCGGCTGCAGTCCGGCCTCCTCTTACAGCTGTAAGAAAAAGTACGGTGACACCACACCAGACGAAGCCCGCAGGCTTCGTCGGCTCGAGAAGGAAAATGCCCGTTTGTTGCGAATCGTGGGCCAACAGCGCCTGGAGATCGATGCGATGAAGGACGTGATTGGGAAAAAGCGGTCACGCCCACCCAGAAACGTGCCGTGGTGCAGGAACTGA
- a CDS encoding IS3 family transposase: protein MGLPKSSWYYRPKPRQDSEFRQRLRELALLHPRRGYRFIHALLVQEGHRINRKKVRRL from the coding sequence GTGGGCTTGCCCAAATCCTCCTGGTATTACCGCCCGAAGCCCCGCCAGGACAGCGAGTTCCGACAGCGTCTCCGTGAACTGGCGTTGCTGCATCCTCGTCGGGGTTACCGCTTCATTCACGCCCTCCTGGTCCAGGAGGGCCACCGCATCAATCGCAAGAAGGTCCGGCGCCTCTGA
- a CDS encoding septum formation initiator family protein, producing the protein MSEELTREALLELLAEQAVQIAEQGAQIKQLIKENARLKKRLEQLEQQVKRYVAPHSREAPQADPQPPGRRAGQGTFTFKHAPAHDCVTCVIDVEPANTCVFCHPPLDRAAYKTDLAWITELPPGVPEITQYTVPMTRCPTCGKDVRGEHPDLCRTQWGATAHRLGPRLSVPWTGSPRAQSAVSD; encoded by the coding sequence ATGTCGGAGGAGCTGACTCGCGAAGCGTTGCTCGAGCTGCTTGCTGAGCAAGCAGTTCAGATTGCCGAGCAGGGCGCGCAGATCAAGCAACTCATCAAAGAGAACGCCCGCCTGAAGAAGCGGCTCGAGCAACTGGAACAGCAGGTGAAACGGTACGTGGCGCCGCACAGCCGCGAGGCCCCTCAAGCCGATCCCCAGCCACCCGGGCGCCGAGCGGGGCAAGGGACCTTCACCTTCAAACACGCTCCAGCGCATGACTGTGTCACGTGCGTCATCGACGTGGAGCCGGCGAACACCTGCGTGTTCTGCCATCCCCCGCTGGACCGAGCCGCGTACAAGACGGATCTGGCCTGGATCACTGAGTTGCCCCCAGGGGTACCCGAGATTACCCAATACACTGTGCCCATGACCCGCTGCCCGACATGTGGCAAGGATGTTCGGGGCGAACATCCTGATCTGTGCCGCACGCAATGGGGCGCGACGGCCCACCGGTTGGGTCCCCGATTGTCTGTACCATGGACTGGGTCTCCCAGAGCGCAAAGTGCCGTATCGGATTAG
- a CDS encoding AAA family ATPase — protein MEENNLKIRDVDLGFIARAVKRYRIWVILCPVILGISAYTLSRQSPKTYEASAVLLATNNVTSIISERSSDQATVSAPPLPEGVMAQALQSEEVVSGVILGLKRNSSISDIEKKRLLNQLTQETRDQKLKTISLSSRLDFNGNGTYTVTSKAREPEAARKLSNLVSEALVRWDRGRGLASIRLGLAGFDSQLKEIDKSLARKNLSSRERQSLLNGRARVQESKVRLSILENSAVGVLSPLVSAQTPRLPVSPKPLRNAVLAVILGLVLTIACAAVATISDRTIRTEEDLLPLGLPTLATLPRLRQRDVLLRGIVRAAREAGLYEAVGFLRVNLLGILVNRPHPVVMMTSTAPGEGKSSVTATLADGIASSGQRVLIIDADLRRGTQAAVWKKYDEMGTWKKLEAAGGARTTQEALMRPHEIEVLQVEPNVDILPAGPGITDSLSILNQADISQALSIWRKHYDVVLIDTAPLLALADGLVLGRHTDAVIMVVEYGQTHIHGAATAIRRAERAGLNIIGSVINKANPQEESSYNYSYSYGAPTQSGRA, from the coding sequence ATGGAAGAAAATAACCTTAAAATAAGAGATGTTGATCTAGGATTTATAGCTAGGGCTGTTAAAAGGTATCGGATATGGGTTATATTATGTCCAGTTATCTTGGGAATATCTGCTTATACCTTGAGTCGGCAAAGTCCCAAAACTTACGAAGCTTCGGCGGTTTTGTTGGCCACAAACAATGTTACCAGCATTATTTCCGAGCGATCCTCTGATCAAGCTACTGTAAGTGCGCCACCACTTCCAGAGGGTGTCATGGCGCAGGCTCTTCAGAGTGAAGAAGTTGTAAGCGGTGTGATTTTGGGATTAAAAAGAAATAGTTCTATTTCTGATATAGAGAAAAAACGGTTGCTTAATCAATTAACACAAGAGACTAGGGATCAAAAGTTAAAAACTATTTCACTTTCTTCACGTTTGGACTTTAATGGAAACGGTACATACACAGTAACGAGCAAGGCTCGAGAGCCAGAAGCTGCTCGGAAATTATCTAATTTGGTGAGTGAAGCGTTGGTGCGCTGGGATAGAGGTAGAGGATTGGCATCTATCCGTTTGGGTCTAGCTGGATTTGATTCTCAACTAAAGGAAATAGACAAGAGTCTGGCAAGGAAAAATTTAAGTTCTAGAGAACGACAATCATTGCTAAATGGACGTGCACGAGTCCAGGAAAGCAAGGTGCGATTATCAATTTTAGAAAACTCAGCTGTGGGGGTTTTGTCCCCTCTAGTAAGTGCGCAAACTCCACGTTTACCAGTATCACCTAAGCCCCTCCGCAATGCTGTCTTGGCAGTGATCTTAGGACTTGTGCTAACTATTGCTTGTGCCGCAGTGGCAACTATATCTGATCGTACTATTCGCACTGAGGAAGATCTGCTGCCCTTGGGACTTCCGACACTAGCTACCTTGCCACGATTACGTCAGCGCGATGTGCTCTTGCGCGGTATCGTGAGGGCAGCGCGAGAGGCCGGCCTCTATGAGGCTGTGGGTTTCCTGCGGGTTAATTTGTTGGGGATTCTTGTTAATCGTCCTCATCCGGTGGTCATGATGACAAGTACCGCACCTGGAGAGGGGAAGAGTAGCGTCACCGCTACCTTAGCCGATGGCATTGCATCTAGCGGGCAACGAGTGCTAATCATTGACGCTGACCTACGGCGTGGCACTCAAGCAGCAGTCTGGAAGAAATACGATGAGATGGGTACTTGGAAGAAACTGGAGGCAGCAGGAGGTGCCCGCACTACCCAAGAGGCTTTGATGCGGCCCCATGAGATTGAAGTCCTTCAGGTAGAGCCTAATGTGGATATACTTCCTGCCGGGCCAGGAATTACTGACAGCCTAAGCATTCTCAATCAGGCAGACATTTCTCAGGCGTTAAGTATATGGCGTAAACACTATGACGTTGTCCTAATTGATACAGCTCCACTTTTGGCGCTAGCAGATGGGTTAGTGCTTGGACGTCACACCGACGCGGTGATCATGGTGGTCGAATACGGCCAGACCCATATTCACGGCGCAGCTACTGCCATTAGACGGGCTGAGCGTGCCGGACTGAATATCATAGGCTCGGTGATTAATAAAGCAAATCCTCAAGAGGAAAGCAGCTACAACTACTCTTATTCCTATGGCGCCCCAACACAGTCGGGACGGGCATGA
- a CDS encoding lipopolysaccharide biosynthesis protein, translating into MGFSDRQLRLASRITFLGTLLNFGILTVQLLFLTPLLIRTVGIKVNGAWVGSSDLLLWLQAFDFGLTNYAIQKMSAAYAQRDIKDLSHWFSSTLIILLTLAVGIVVAGPLVAHLIYHPFRLSPMAEQDLKSAFTWGLWAVALTIGSYAFTGLARALQAPLMTMVSVVFGSILGIVISWWFLTHGGGVRSVAYGMFVRALVAFAGGAVAFAIFCRQQQVFVGIPSKRHLREGLAIMPYSGLGAIGYAVSNQSDNFLMASLLGPHVATQFNTMRRTADVARSIVETLGAANFAGFSHIFARDGVAGSRESYRRLLGLHSLLSFGLGGIFIVFNQWFMQVWLGPGFYLGSLINTLIALQGFLSTRAYLHNTMNRAMVAPQFAFVMLIIEAIVKLALVITVGRTFGVKGILIAGLGVATLSLMVMAARNAAKLTVPDSQWWVVIVGLVLVSLGREINIWLALLLLAAFSSGFALVMLKHMPEEREPRDT; encoded by the coding sequence ATGGGCTTTAGTGACCGTCAGCTGCGTTTGGCATCCAGAATTACCTTTTTAGGGACACTCTTAAACTTTGGAATTCTGACAGTACAGTTGTTGTTTCTGACCCCGCTTCTGATTCGTACTGTAGGAATAAAGGTAAATGGCGCATGGGTGGGTTCTAGTGATCTACTCTTATGGTTGCAGGCCTTTGACTTTGGGCTGACCAACTATGCTATTCAAAAAATGAGTGCTGCATATGCCCAGCGGGATATCAAGGACTTGAGCCACTGGTTTTCAAGCACCCTTATAATTCTACTGACACTGGCCGTAGGTATTGTTGTGGCTGGACCTTTAGTTGCCCATCTAATTTACCATCCCTTTAGGCTTTCTCCTATGGCAGAGCAGGACCTGAAATCAGCTTTTACTTGGGGGCTTTGGGCAGTGGCGCTGACAATTGGCAGTTATGCCTTTACGGGTCTTGCTCGAGCGCTACAAGCGCCGCTGATGACTATGGTTTCTGTCGTTTTTGGCAGTATTCTTGGTATCGTGATCAGCTGGTGGTTCCTGACTCACGGCGGTGGCGTGCGCTCGGTCGCCTACGGCATGTTCGTCAGAGCGCTGGTAGCTTTTGCAGGTGGCGCAGTAGCCTTTGCAATTTTTTGTCGACAGCAACAGGTATTTGTCGGTATCCCCAGCAAACGCCATTTGCGTGAAGGTCTAGCCATTATGCCTTACAGTGGCCTGGGTGCCATAGGGTATGCAGTTAGCAATCAGAGCGATAACTTTTTGATGGCCTCACTGCTCGGTCCGCACGTTGCTACGCAGTTCAATACGATGCGCCGCACCGCTGATGTGGCTCGAAGTATTGTGGAGACCTTAGGTGCTGCTAACTTTGCAGGGTTTTCACATATATTCGCACGAGATGGCGTGGCTGGCAGTCGCGAATCATACCGGAGGCTACTTGGGCTCCATAGTCTGCTCTCGTTCGGCTTGGGCGGGATTTTCATTGTATTCAATCAGTGGTTTATGCAAGTTTGGCTTGGTCCTGGATTTTATCTGGGCAGCCTGATTAACACACTTATTGCCCTACAGGGATTTTTAAGTACAAGAGCATATCTTCACAATACTATGAACCGTGCCATGGTGGCTCCACAATTCGCCTTTGTCATGCTTATTATTGAAGCGATAGTGAAACTGGCACTTGTCATAACTGTGGGCCGTACATTTGGAGTCAAAGGCATACTAATAGCTGGGTTGGGAGTTGCTACTTTGAGTCTCATGGTTATGGCTGCCCGCAATGCGGCTAAGCTGACTGTGCCAGACTCACAGTGGTGGGTTGTAATCGTGGGTCTTGTGCTAGTAAGTTTAGGGCGAGAAATCAACATTTGGCTGGCTCTACTCCTGCTTGCAGCCTTTTCAAGCGGGTTCGCGCTGGTTATGCTGAAGCATATGCCTGAAGAGCGGGAGCCTCGTGACACGTAA